The Candidatus Cloacimonadaceae bacterium DNA window ATAAATGCGTATCTCTGTTCGGAAAAACCAATGCTCAGGGATTTTGCTCCTTGGGAAGTTTTGGCTTGCATCCAGAGATAGTTATTGGGATTGGGAATTGTTGCCAGAGAGGATAGATCGAGCCAATTCGTCCATTCTACCATACCGACGTTGTCAAAAAGAGCTTGAACGGTGCCGCCGGCGGAGTTTGTGATCGTGAGCAGGATGTCATAGAAATATGCGTTGGAAGGGAAAGTCAACTCTTTGTAAAACCATGTCCATTCAGTGGTTCCATTGATGTTCGCGGTGATGTTTTCGGTGCCGACGGTGCTTGTCGAGGTTCTGGTATTCCAATAGCGGATGATGATGTTGGCGTTTGTAGCGCTGCGGGTCTTGATCCATCCGTGCAGAGTGTATTTCTTGGTGTTGTCATAGCATTTCATGCGGCGCTTGAAGGTGGCGGTGGTGGTTTGTCCGTTTGAGGGGGCGAGCAAAGCGCTTCGGGCACCGTCAAAGGCGTTCATAGTCTCAAAAGCGGGTATGCTCCACAGGGAACTGCCCTCATCTTCGAAATTGCCAAACCAGATCAATTCTTTACCGAGTCGGAGCTGTCCATCGCTCACGGGAGAGACATTGGTGACGCTGTTTATGCTTCCATAGCGTGGGAGTTTGAAGGGTTGAGTGGTGTTTCCGATCGTGCCGCTGGGTTGCAACTGCTTCTGAAAGTTATAGTTGGAAGTATTCGCAGTGAGATCGTCCATGTCCATCACCACCTTGGCGGAACAATCCTGATAATCCACGATGAGTTTGGTATTGAGCTCTGTGCTGCGCATTGCGAGGTAATCGAGAATATGCGCCGCGAGCACTCCGGTGGCTGGTTTGGGGATAAAATCGTCAATATACAGAGGACGGACGAGGAAGTTTGAGAAACCGGAATGATCCGCATCCGCGTAGAGAATCATCGAAGGCATAGTCTCCGGATAGGTGAGATCAAAGGCAAAGTTTCCCAGCGAATGCGCGATGAGTTTGCCGTTATAGACTTCCAATCCTTGGATGATGTGGGGATGATGCACAATCACGAGGTCGGCTCCGGAATCGACAGTCCATCTGCGAATTTCCAGATCCCACAGGTGTGGAACGTCCGTGCGATAGTTGTAATCCTCATCCTCGAGGTCGCCCAGGAAGGGGTTGTTTTTGTCATAGCCGCTGCCCGGCGTCACGGAATACTCGCTGCCTCCGTGCATTTCCACGATCTTGAGATCGGCAAAGCCCTGCACGGCATTGATTTGCTGCATGATGTAATATGGGGTCATGTAAGCAAAACCAGGTTTGTTGTATCCCGCTTGCAAATAGGGCTGAGCGTTGTTATATTGTCCGGTGCGGTCGGAGCTTGCCAAAAACGCGATGTTGAGCCCGTCTTTGTTTATGAAAACCGGTGCGTATGCCTCGTAGGAATTGGCTCCCGAACCGCTGTGGATGATGTTGTTTTGTTCAAGCAGACCGATCATCTGTTGCATGCCCACGAGCCCATAATCGAGCGTGTGGTTGTTTGCCGTGCTGACCTTGTCGATGCCGGCATAGACCAATCCGCTGATGTTGGAAGGGCTGCCGCGATAGACCACGGATTTGGTAGGATGCGGAGTGCCAACGTTGCAAAGCACCACTTCGAGGTTGGCAACCGTGATATCCGCAGCATTGCCAATCAGATGCACTGTAGGTTGAAAGATGGCGTTCACGCCCAGGGTGGGGATGATGCCTCCCGCTTGTTCATAGGCGCGGGCGAGCATCACGTCACCGATGAAGTTCATCCGGATCGGAAGAGAGCTGATGCCATCATCCACTTCGACGAGGCATGAAGCGTAGCCCCATTTTCCGCCGCTGTCTCTCACCCTGAGGGTCGCCCTGTAGGGGTGGTTGTCCGCAACAGTGTAAGTGTGATAGGGGTTGGCGAGGTTGCTGGTCGTGCTGTCTCCAAAGTTCCATGCATAGGTGAATGTATCGCTGTCGGGGTCAATCACGAGGCTGCTAAATTGCACTCCGACGTTCCGGGTAGTTCCCAATCCGGCACTTTGGAAAGTAATTTGGTATGAGACGGTTATCTGCGGTGCCTGATTGATATCACTGGTGATGTTGAGGATGTTGTCAAAGAAAACCGAGCGGGAGCTAATTCCATCCAGATCATTGACATAGACGATCGAAGTGATCAGCGGGTAATATTCGAAAAAGGAAAACCAATCATCCGCGATCGGAAATAGATATTGATTCCAGGTGTTGTTTGAGAAAGCGCCTTGATAGACGGGTACCCACTGTTCGAGATTGAGAATCCTCGTGCCGCCGATGGAATAGAAAAGCACATTAACGCCGTCTGAGAAACCGATGCCCTGGATATTGGCACCGCTCGAGGTCTTGGCGGCGATCTCGAAAACGGTGCTGCTACTTACCAGTATAGGAGTGATGAATTGTTGTTTCCAGGTGTTTCCAGTCAATGACAATGAGTAGGCGCTGTTGTTATATGTTCCTGTAGTAACGAGTTGCCATGCAGTGGGTTGGATGTCCTCATTCAGCCAGGAATAGAGCGTCACCGCCCCGCTTTCGAAATTTTCGATCACGTCAAAGCGGCTTTGCGCAAAAAGTGTTCTGCAAAGTATAACCATTCCCAGGCAAAGCAATATCGACCGGGTGTTCTTGAAGAATCGGTGCGGTTTCATGGCAACTCCTGTCAAGTTATTTAAAAGGGCAAGAGGCACCCGGATTGGGCACCTCCATGCGTGAAATTATGCTATTCTATCTCGGCATTGATCCCCGCTTTCAAAGCGCGCAGATTGCCTTCCACGATTGCTTCGCCTTTACGGGAAAAGCTCGCGGTGATGGCATCTGCGATCTCATCCGAGGAAAATCCGAGGTGTCCGATCGCAGCTCCAAGGACGACGATATTCATACTGCGGTTTGCCTTCACCGCTTTGGCGATGACGTCCGCATCGATGAGCACGTGATTGGGGATCTTGCGAATTTCGGCATAGATCGCTTCCAGATCAGGATAAACAGCGACGTTATTGAAGGGTGTTTTATTGGTGATGATCCATCCATCCGGGGCGAGGTAGGGCAGATAGCGCAAGGCTTCCATCGGTTCCACGGAAAGGATCATATCAGCTTTGCCCAAAGAGATCAGATCGCTCCAGATCGGTTCGCTGGATAGGCGAAGGTGGGATTGCACGTCTCCGCCGCGTTGGCTCATACCGTGAACTTCGGCTTGTTTGAGATGCCAGCCACGCTTCAGCGCCGCGTGTCCGATGATCGTGGCGATGGTCAAGATGCCCTGACCGCCCACTCCGGCGAGAATGATGTCCTTTTTCATGCTGGTGTCTCCAATTTGTTCTTTTTCTTCAGGGTTTGCACGCACTCGCGGCGCGGAATAATCACGGAAACGCCATTGTAGGCGATCTCCTCTTTATAGATTCGCACCATATCCTCATAGTTTTTCTTGAAGGGGACGAAAACGCGGATGTGATCTCTGGAAACTCCGATACCGGCACAGATATCTTCCAATCTGCCAACGGCGGTGTAATCCTGTCCGCCGGTCATGCCCGTGGTGGCGTTATCAAGGATCACGACCACCACGTTTGAGTTTTCATAGATGCAATCCATCAGTCCCGTCATGCCGGAATGCGCGAATGTGGAATCTCCGATCACTGCTACAGCGGGAAAGAGACCTGCGTCGGAAGCACCTTTTGCCATCGTGATTGATGCACCCATATCCACGCAGGAATTGATCGCGTTGTAGGGTGGTAAAAAGCCCAAGGTATAGCAGCCGATATCGCTGAAGACGTGTCCTCTGCCATATTCTGCAACCGCTTCGTTGAGAGCGATGTAGCTATCGCAGTGAGGGCAGCCGACACAGAGAGCCGGAGGTCTTGGACAGATGACAGCGGGGATGATTGATCCGAATGTATCCGGAAGCCCAAGTGCGACGGCGACTTTATTTGGATTGAGTTCTCCATCGCGGCTCAAAGTGCCGTCCAGTCTGCCTTTGATCGGCTTTGTGCCATTGAAGGAGGCACCTTTGATGCTTTCTTCCACGATCGGCATGCCTTCTTCAAGCACCAAAATGCTGTCGCAGAGGTCGTAGAGCGCGTGGATGGCTTTCATCGGAAGTGGATATTGGCATATCTTGAGCACGGGATAGGGAATCTCGCGATCTTGAAAAACCTCGCGCAAATAGTTGTATGCCAGCCCAGTGGCGATGATTCCGATCGTCAAATCCGGCGCTTCCAGATGGAAACTATTGAATGGACTCTCCAGCGACGCGTGCACAAAGCTATTCTGAAGCTCGATCAAGTGTTTGTATTTCCTGCGTGCGATCGCGGGAAGGAGCATAAATTGAAAGAGGTCGTCCGGTTTCTTCAACGGATTCTGCCGCAAAGGTTCTCGGCGCATCACTCCGCTGCGGGAATGCGACAGACGCGTGGTCAGACGAATCATCACAGGGATGTGAAATCTCTCCGAAAGCTCGAAGCCATGAAATGCCATATCATAACATTCCTGTTGGTTGGAGGGTTCGAGCACGGGGATCATGGCAAACTTGCCGTAATATCTCGAATCCTGCTCGTTTTGGGATGAATGCATGGAAGGATCATCCGCCACAGTGATTATTAGCCCGCCGTTGGCACCTGTGAAAGCTGAATTCATAAATGGATCGGCGGCTACGTTCAAGCCCACGTGCTTCATGCAAGCCATAGTGCGTTTGCCGCTATAGCTCATTCCGATGGCGGATTCCATCGCGGTTTTCTCATTGGAAGACCATTGTCGGTGAACACCGCCGGCTTCCGCTTGTTTGCTGTGTTGGACATATTCCACAATCTCCGTGGAAGGCGTGCCCGGATAGGCGTAAAACCCCGATATACCAGCATCCAGGGCGCCTTGTGCCAAAGCTTCGTCTCCCAATAACATCAGTTTTTCCATCTAAGTCTCCTTAGTCTATTTTTTGTTTATCTATATCTATTGATCACACTTTCTAAAAGAGCTGGCAAGACTCACAGCGAGATATTAAAACTATGCAAACTGCATGGTTAGCCTCAGCGCACAGAATCACAGGCATTCAATTATAGTCAAGTATTTTATCGTGCCGAGTTGAATCACTGATCGGGAGACTGTTCAAAATCTCCCGCGATACTTCCCTGCATTAGGTAGGTTTCATCGAGAAATAGTGGTCTGAGTATTGTCTTTTATCGTTTTCGCTGTAGTGCAGAATAAACCAAATCAATTAGTTTAACGCCAAGCAAACCACAAATCCCCTCATGGATGACATTGAGCTAACAATATGATATGTAATGAGATATGTCGCCCCTATCGGGGCTTTGTTTATGGTTTTGGGTACTTACTTTGATAAACTTCTTTATTTCACCAAACTATGATAGTGTCACGTCCAGCTTGGGCTGGGGAATTCCGATTCCCCACAGCCTAATAAACCATAGCCGAATCGGAGTTCGGCTTCCCAAAAGGCTGGGGAGTTCGGCAACCCAAGTCTATAATTTTAACTCACAAATAGCCCTCCAATACCTGTGCAAGCAGCACAATCCGGCTAAGGCTTATTGAAAGTCAAAACCCGATACCCCAATGGCATCTTTCTTGCAATCGGCTTGTGTCATTGTTGTACTCGTAGTATCTGCTCTGATCAAGAACCTCAATTCTGTTGCATTTGATCCGGCTCCCTTGAGGCTGATATTGGGTTGCAAAACAAGTTGATCACTGAAATCGTAGGTGCGGCTGGGATGTAGATCTGTGCATGAATGCCGTTTGTTGCGATGTTATCTCTCATCCAGATTATTAACTTACTGAAAGAGAAAGAGTCGTCAATTCCATCGGTTGCATTTGCGCTGGGGATTGAGACATCGACTCCGTTGAGCACATAAGTTACACTATCTGGTATTGCTGTTACATTTATGGAAAACACTGAATCAATAACAGCATTTGATCCTGCTGAAGCCCATTTAGTATAGATTGAATCTGCAGGTTCCGCTGGATTATCGAATTCACTATCAATTACGTATGCAAAAGAAAATGAACAAGATATCGTAACGATACGGATATATTCGCTACTAATAGTATTGAATTTAAGAGCAATATAACGTTGATCCTTAGACATAGAGAACATTGTATAAGGGTAACTGCTCCCGCCTTGATTGTCCACAGTGCTTCTATCGCTCCCATCGAGTCTGGAACGGAACAACCCCGCTTTTTCGCAGTAAACATAATTCTCTATCTCAGAGTAACAAGGATTGACCATCCCCTTTGCATTACGGAATCAATACGGACTCATTACGGACTAAGTCCGTATTGACTCCGTAATGCTAAGGAAGTAGTGCAGGATGCCGATCCTGCGAAACTGTTTCCCCCCGCAGCATCGGCATGCTGCGCTACTCGTCACTCAGTGATGTAAAATACTCCGGGATTGTCCACCAGACAGACCGCGCAGTTTCCGATCATGATGAATTCATAGATCGGCTCGTCTGTGAAAGCGGGAACGTGGACAAATTCCGTCAATGAGCCGTTTATATCTTTGAAGAAAAGACGATAATCCTGAGCTGGTACAAAGTCCGGAATGGGAATATACACAAAAGGCAGATCCGCATCTGATGGCAGATCGTAGAAATTGGGCGCGATCATCACTCCGGCGGGATTGCGAAACTCGATGCGATAGGCGTTCAGAGGAGTTATCGGAGCCTGGTAATCAGGGATTCTGATCATGTTTATCCGCGAAAACAGGGGTAGAGGGTTTCCGATCAGGTTTGCCGGCACATTCATCTGTGCCTGGTAGAGGGAAACGATGTGATCGCGGATGTTCGTGTTGATGACCGTGTTTACAAACAGATGGGGGTTGGAGTCAATCATAACTCTGTAAAAGCCATTTGAGGACAACAGGAAGGAAATATGTCCATCCGCGCTTGAAAAGTGCCAGGGATCTGGATCCACAGCTTGCGGATAGCTATAGATGCGATAATATTCTCCCTGCACTTCGGAAAAGAGCAGATTCTCGTTTCTGGCGCTTTGTTTAATGCGGATAAAGGGGTTATGATTTGCAAAGAACAGATCGGGAAATTCGATATAAAAGGAGTAAGCGTCACTGAGCGGGCTTAGCTGATATTGATTTGCCAGCACGGAATAGGTATCGGGCAGCCTTGTTTCGCGCTTGATCCTCAAAACCCGATTCTCGCCCAGGGGCTGCGATGAATCCAGATGAACTTCCCAGTCAAAATCGTCGAACTCCATCTTGGCAAACATACGCAGGTTTAAGATGGAAGGAGCGTCAAATCCCTGTCCCTGAATCAGATATCCTGGAAATGCCGGGGATATTTCCAGCTTCCCATTCACATATCTAAAGGTATTATGTTCCAGTGTGTTGGATACTCTGTAGCGGACAAAGCGA harbors:
- a CDS encoding indolepyruvate oxidoreductase subunit beta, producing MKKDIILAGVGGQGILTIATIIGHAALKRGWHLKQAEVHGMSQRGGDVQSHLRLSSEPIWSDLISLGKADMILSVEPMEALRYLPYLAPDGWIITNKTPFNNVAVYPDLEAIYAEIRKIPNHVLIDADVIAKAVKANRSMNIVVLGAAIGHLGFSSDEIADAITASFSRKGEAIVEGNLRALKAGINAEIE
- a CDS encoding CapA family protein, with protein sequence MKPHRFFKNTRSILLCLGMVILCRTLFAQSRFDVIENFESGAVTLYSWLNEDIQPTAWQLVTTGTYNNSAYSLSLTGNTWKQQFITPILVSSSTVFEIAAKTSSGANIQGIGFSDGVNVLFYSIGGTRILNLEQWVPVYQGAFSNNTWNQYLFPIADDWFSFFEYYPLITSIVYVNDLDGISSRSVFFDNILNITSDINQAPQITVSYQITFQSAGLGTTRNVGVQFSSLVIDPDSDTFTYAWNFGDSTTSNLANPYHTYTVADNHPYRATLRVRDSGGKWGYASCLVEVDDGISSLPIRMNFIGDVMLARAYEQAGGIIPTLGVNAIFQPTVHLIGNAADITVANLEVVLCNVGTPHPTKSVVYRGSPSNISGLVYAGIDKVSTANNHTLDYGLVGMQQMIGLLEQNNIIHSGSGANSYEAYAPVFINKDGLNIAFLASSDRTGQYNNAQPYLQAGYNKPGFAYMTPYYIMQQINAVQGFADLKIVEMHGGSEYSVTPGSGYDKNNPFLGDLEDEDYNYRTDVPHLWDLEIRRWTVDSGADLVIVHHPHIIQGLEVYNGKLIAHSLGNFAFDLTYPETMPSMILYADADHSGFSNFLVRPLYIDDFIPKPATGVLAAHILDYLAMRSTELNTKLIVDYQDCSAKVVMDMDDLTANTSNYNFQKQLQPSGTIGNTTQPFKLPRYGSINSVTNVSPVSDGQLRLGKELIWFGNFEDEGSSLWSIPAFETMNAFDGARSALLAPSNGQTTTATFKRRMKCYDNTKKYTLHGWIKTRSATNANIIIRYWNTRTSTSTVGTENITANINGTTEWTWFYKELTFPSNAYFYDILLTITNSAGGTVQALFDNVGMVEWTNWLDLSSLATIPNPNNYLWMQAKTSQGAKSLSIGFSEQRYAFMAQRRSSKTISVPIRMSINPNPFRNDSKIGFELQGKAPASLKIYNIKGQRVKTMFDGILPEGKHILSWNGKDDKDRPVSSGIYFFRLEQNGHTANQKAIMLR
- a CDS encoding thiamine pyrophosphate-dependent enzyme, giving the protein MEKLMLLGDEALAQGALDAGISGFYAYPGTPSTEIVEYVQHSKQAEAGGVHRQWSSNEKTAMESAIGMSYSGKRTMACMKHVGLNVAADPFMNSAFTGANGGLIITVADDPSMHSSQNEQDSRYYGKFAMIPVLEPSNQQECYDMAFHGFELSERFHIPVMIRLTTRLSHSRSGVMRREPLRQNPLKKPDDLFQFMLLPAIARRKYKHLIELQNSFVHASLESPFNSFHLEAPDLTIGIIATGLAYNYLREVFQDREIPYPVLKICQYPLPMKAIHALYDLCDSILVLEEGMPIVEESIKGASFNGTKPIKGRLDGTLSRDGELNPNKVAVALGLPDTFGSIIPAVICPRPPALCVGCPHCDSYIALNEAVAEYGRGHVFSDIGCYTLGFLPPYNAINSCVDMGASITMAKGASDAGLFPAVAVIGDSTFAHSGMTGLMDCIYENSNVVVVILDNATTGMTGGQDYTAVGRLEDICAGIGVSRDHIRVFVPFKKNYEDMVRIYKEEIAYNGVSVIIPRRECVQTLKKKNKLETPA